In the genome of Blastopirellula marina, the window CCCGCAGTGACCTGCAATTTCGCCGCTGCGAGGACTTTCGCTCCGAGTCGTTCCGCAACCTGGTCGCCCAAACGTATGAGAACAGTCTCGACTGCCCCGAACTGGACACCATGCGCGAAGTCGAGGACGTTTTAGAGGGCTACCACGCCACGAGCAATCGATCGACCTATAACTGGTATACGCTTGAGTACGAAGGGGAGTCGATCGGCGTCATCATTACCGCCCATCATGCCGAACCGCAACAGCTCGAACTGATTTACTTCGGCCTGACCGTAGGCTTTCGGAAACTCGGGCTGGGGGGTGAGATCCTTCGCTTTGTGTTGCAACTGGCCCAGTTCCTTGGCTGCCGGTCCACCATAACGGGGGTCGACCAAAGAAACGTTCCCGCCACAGCCCTTTACCGCCGCTTTGGTTTCCAACAGGCAGATGTGAAAGAGCTTTTCCTGCTTCCCCTGCGATTGCCGAATGTTGCCGTTGCGTAAGCGACCTCGAAGCAGCATTTACCGATGCTTCCAATATTCTTCATAAGGCGTGACCAAACGTGTCCCCACCTGTTTTGGGTTATATTTCCGCTTTAAAGTGTTGTGAAATAAGAGAATAGGATGACACATCGATGAACTCTTGAGCCAGAGTTATCAGGTTTCGACAATTTATCCACGCTTGTGTTCAGATCATGTTAGAAAATGGAAAGCCACCGCTCGCAGCAAATCTCCGGGAAATCGCGGGCATTCGGCAGGTCGGTTATCTCCCCTTGGCTTTTTTTCTTCCGGGGTGCTATCGAGAGGTTTGACAGGGGTGCTAGCTTGCCTACAATCATCCTCCACGCGGTTAATGATGCCGCCTGTTTTTGCCTCTCTCCCGTCTGGGGTTGAAGGACGATTTTCGGATTGGAAATCGCGAATTCAACTCGCTGAAAGAGTCAGCCTGTGGTCACGGAAGACATCGAAATTCTGCCCGCGTTGCGTCTTGCAATGATTGATAGGGTAGGACAAGATCGCTTCGAACTTTGGTTCGGTACGAACAACACGCAGCTTCGCCTTGGCGAAGGGTGTTTGTTGATCGAATCGACAAGTCGAATGAATCTCGATTTCCTCCGCAAGAACTTCCACGAGGCAATTCGTCAGGCCCTTTCCGACGTCCAACTGCCAGGGCATCAAGTCATCTACCGCGAAGGATCGGCCCCGGTTCCTAAAGCTCCATCGCCATCCGCCGTGAAAGCGGAAAAGAAGATGCCATCAGCGGCTTCGAGTACCCAACCGACTCGCGCTTCGTCGAGCAGTTCGACGATTATCCAGCGCCGCCGGTTCGCCTCGCTGAAGGACTTTGTCGTAAGCGATTGCAACTCGATGGCCAAAACGGCCGCCACGATGGTGCTTCAGCAGCCAGGTCAGATTTCGCCACTATATATCCATGGTCCATCGGGTAGTGGGAAAACCCATCTGCTGGAAGGTATCTACGGTCTGGCGCAGCAGAAGAAAGAACTCGGCCGCGTCGTGTACCTCTCGGCAGAGCAGTTCACAACCTACTTCCTGGAAGCCTTGCAAACTTCTGGTGTGGCCAGCTTCCGCCGCAAGTATCGTGATGTCGGTGTGCTGATCATTGACGACGTGCAGTTCTTTGCCGGCAAACGAGCTACCAAGACAGAACTCCTTCATACACTCGATGCGATCACGCGTCGTGGCGGTCAGGTCGTTTTGGCCGGTAACCAACGCCCAACCGAACTTTCGGCCCTGGGTACCGAACTGGTTGCCCGTTTCTCGAGCGGTTTGATCTGCAAAGTCGACCCCCTGGACGAAACCTGCAAGACGGCCATGATTCAGCGTCTGGCTGAAAAGCGGGGTGTTGCGTTGACCGAATCGGTCGCCCATTGGCTTACCCGCCAATTGCCTGGCGAAGGTCGGCTTGTTTCGGGCGCAATCAACCGCCTGTGGGCCTACTGCGCCGTGGAAGGAAATACGTTATCCATTCCCGTGCTGGAAAACCTCTTGGCCGATCTCATCCCGCAACGCAGCAGTATGATGCGATTGGATGACGTCGAACAGGCCGTTTGCCGCGTGTTTGGCGTTGATACGAAGCTACTTCGATCGCAATCCAAATCTCGCCGAGCGAGCAACCCTCGCATGTTGGCGATGTGGCTGGCACGCAAACACACGGGTGCCGCCTTGTCCGATATCTGTTTGCACTTTCAGCGTCGTAGTCACAGCACGGTGATCTCGGCCGAGAAGAAAGTGAACAAGTGGCTCGCCGACGACTCGATCGTGCAGATTGCCGATCGCTCTTTGAAAGCTCAGGAGGCCATCGAACTGGCCGAGGCCGAGCTTCGCTCAAGCCGTTAAAAAAATCGTGTCCCCTCGCCCTTCCGCTTGGGAAGGGCGAGGGGACACGATTTTTTGCTTGCGGCTTTGCTGTTATTTGAAGCCCCAGCGACCGGCATGTTTGTCGCGGTCGACTAGCTTGGCCATCTCAGGGCTCAGCGAGTAATAGCGAGACGGGCGATTGATCTCGAGATCGATCTTCAACCGCGTGTGGGGCAGGTTCTGATTGATCACCGCCGCCGGCTCGACGCGCAACACGCTCACCGGTTCTCCGTTCCATTTCACCATGTACAGCGATCCGGCCACGGCGGGCTCTGACTCGAACTTGTAGTGCTGCGTGAGCATGCCAACCAGGCGGCGTTCATCGCCGGTGGTTCCATGAAACGTAATCCGCTGCAAGACTTTGTCTTGATCGAAGTAGTACGTCAGCGATCCGGCTATATCATCGATGCGCGAGCCACTGACCAGCGGCACACGCAGGCCTTCCAGACGAACGTCAGACAGCGTGGTGCTCACCCGGGGCCATGTTTCCATGATCCAACGAGGGTTGGCATTAAAGTTGATGAAGTGATCGAACTGCTCGAACACAGGAGCAGCAGAAGGGGGACCGAGAGGTTTCGCGGCAGCCACAGGTGCCGTGGGAGCACTCACCTGGTTTTGAGGGGTGGGATTACCTTCACCGGCAATCGAGGCCGCAGGAGCACTTTCCCCCGATGGCACAAGTTCGCTGGCCTTGTTCCAATAGGAACTAGCCGTTTCGCGCACGGTGGGGTTGTAATAGCTATACGGCACACCAAAACTGGCGGCTGCGGCAACCCAGAACATGACCGTTCGACGAAACACAATTGACTCCTTCCATTGATGATTCATCCATAGTCATCATCGAGTCCCCAGCACATCTCGCATGAAGGTGATGCCAGCACCTCGCAGGATCCGAGTCGTCGCCACATTTTTCGCAGACCAAAGAAATGCCATCTCCTGACCAATCGGAATCTCTTACCACATGCCAGTGGCTGGTCTCAGGTGACGCCAGATCTTGGTTTGACTGGCTCAGCGGCGTCGACGTGAATGCGATCGGAACCCTCACACGGCTTCGACAGGAACTAGGCAGCGACCGCTCCGCAGCACTTCTCACCCAGGCCGAACTCCGCAAGCGAGCTGCTCGCAAGTTCGCCCAGGCCGAGAGCATGTTCTTCACCGACATCGGTCTGCAGCAATCAACCGACCAGGAGATCGCAGCGTACAAAGCACAACGCTTCCCAGTTGATCAACCACTAGCCGACCTATGCTGCGGCATCGGGGGTGATCTTATCGCACTTGCTCAGCGCGGTCCGACAACTGCGGTGGATGCCTCGTCCGATCATCTTTGCTTTGCCGAAGCAAACGTTTCTGCCGGTGGCGCAAAGCTTGCCGATACCCGTTGCGGCCTGGCCGAAGAAACTCCGCTCGAGCAATTTGCGGCCTGGCATATCGACCCAGATCGGCGACACGACGATCGTCGCACGATTCGCCTGGGCAGCTTCAGCCCGAGCCTCGCGGATCTGGAAGCGATGCTGCGGCGCAACCGCAACGCCGCATTAAAACTGGCCCCAGCCAGCCGCCTGCCGGAAGCCTGGGAAGCGGAAGGCCAGTGCGAATGGATCTCACATCATCGCGAGTGCAAACAATTAGTCGCATGGCTGGGTAAGCTGGCCCAAAAGCCAAGCACGCGTCGAGCTACCCGGATCGATCAGGCAGGAAAGGTGGACTTTTTCGAGGGAACTCCCCGGTCGCTCGTTTCGTCGACGGAAATTGGTAGCTACCTCTTCGACCCTGATCCTTCGCTGGTTGCAGCGGGGCTCGTCGACACGCTGGCCGAGGCCTTTGGTCTGGCGCGACTATCGCCAGACTCGCATTACCTGACTGGTAACCAGGCGATCGATCA includes:
- a CDS encoding GNAT family N-acetyltransferase; its protein translation is MNSNSPDHPEIGPATPDHYGAALWMATGGRSRHAHRGRVTALLAAEKQGRISFDGLMTATRGSRVVSSIWCLSQPGKIGTVWGPGILSEESDATADLLIQRAVEFARQRECHLVQSLVGQENPIAGNLLCSSGFRSITLLSHLEALTEDIQAEPPRSDLQFRRCEDFRSESFRNLVAQTYENSLDCPELDTMREVEDVLEGYHATSNRSTYNWYTLEYEGESIGVIITAHHAEPQQLELIYFGLTVGFRKLGLGGEILRFVLQLAQFLGCRSTITGVDQRNVPATALYRRFGFQQADVKELFLLPLRLPNVAVA
- a CDS encoding DnaA ATPase domain-containing protein, whose protein sequence is MVTEDIEILPALRLAMIDRVGQDRFELWFGTNNTQLRLGEGCLLIESTSRMNLDFLRKNFHEAIRQALSDVQLPGHQVIYREGSAPVPKAPSPSAVKAEKKMPSAASSTQPTRASSSSSTIIQRRRFASLKDFVVSDCNSMAKTAATMVLQQPGQISPLYIHGPSGSGKTHLLEGIYGLAQQKKELGRVVYLSAEQFTTYFLEALQTSGVASFRRKYRDVGVLIIDDVQFFAGKRATKTELLHTLDAITRRGGQVVLAGNQRPTELSALGTELVARFSSGLICKVDPLDETCKTAMIQRLAEKRGVALTESVAHWLTRQLPGEGRLVSGAINRLWAYCAVEGNTLSIPVLENLLADLIPQRSSMMRLDDVEQAVCRVFGVDTKLLRSQSKSRRASNPRMLAMWLARKHTGAALSDICLHFQRRSHSTVISAEKKVNKWLADDSIVQIADRSLKAQEAIELAEAELRSSR
- a CDS encoding DUF6690 family protein: MFRRTVMFWVAAAASFGVPYSYYNPTVRETASSYWNKASELVPSGESAPAASIAGEGNPTPQNQVSAPTAPVAAAKPLGPPSAAPVFEQFDHFINFNANPRWIMETWPRVSTTLSDVRLEGLRVPLVSGSRIDDIAGSLTYYFDQDKVLQRITFHGTTGDERRLVGMLTQHYKFESEPAVAGSLYMVKWNGEPVSVLRVEPAAVINQNLPHTRLKIDLEINRPSRYYSLSPEMAKLVDRDKHAGRWGFK
- a CDS encoding class I SAM-dependent methyltransferase, with the translated sequence MPSPDQSESLTTCQWLVSGDARSWFDWLSGVDVNAIGTLTRLRQELGSDRSAALLTQAELRKRAARKFAQAESMFFTDIGLQQSTDQEIAAYKAQRFPVDQPLADLCCGIGGDLIALAQRGPTTAVDASSDHLCFAEANVSAGGAKLADTRCGLAEETPLEQFAAWHIDPDRRHDDRRTIRLGSFSPSLADLEAMLRRNRNAALKLAPASRLPEAWEAEGQCEWISHHRECKQLVAWLGKLAQKPSTRRATRIDQAGKVDFFEGTPRSLVSSTEIGSYLFDPDPSLVAAGLVDTLAEAFGLARLSPDSHYLTGNQAIDHPLLQPFEIISQEKVDAKRLKKAVAEAQWGTLELKQRGLELKLEVMRKQLKPRGKGEGTIVFTPTVAGNRAILCRRTSS